A region of Siniperca chuatsi isolate FFG_IHB_CAS linkage group LG23, ASM2008510v1, whole genome shotgun sequence DNA encodes the following proteins:
- the il17ra1a gene encoding interleukin 17 receptor A1a, which translates to MILHRLVLVLMCVSLSAAERILTELPDSCSRQGLSCAVTKSNCMDSKWLDVHEYTPSSPEELQVSVDTKRDGTGHLQPVLFANWTIKDDGSICYLKATEFHVLVSSTNQNLCVRYSFKDKLPMRNPSGEKWSFSTKMLLDPGQRYRVSVFNIPKPELGHSSYDVSTDVIVPDCQDPKMQMTQFCIERGSLWQPNIKLAQITAVSGRSALAVSFSPDRLCEEYVVIVSCSSTQQVDRTYKGNQMTLNVTFSLDKWPRSCCQFDAEIKPLFPQCGQDCARQRTTLDVCPAKPTDAPYVHQYTFVALGVVFMCVVMAVIVYVLCRKPGKTGIVAPPAGSEKPWQRQLKQPPKVLVIYSQDHHLYRDIVLKLCAFLQAKCGTKVLVDLLDSTSVGMVGRLRWLEWQRQQLKNPSDKILVLCSRGVQAKWRAMCGEGQVTLREDIVSPTDDMLTPFLNLFLPDMHQAGMLGKYMVAYFDVIGSQQDVPSVFDIAVKYKLMKHFEELYFRILDIEKYQPGQVNHIDGISGDEYFNCPAGRALRNAIETFQAYQVENPDWFEKECVDGEEEVMTEANLLIDQLVIPPVLECVPLVRDELPVYIHEVKINENSNSVHVLTPELNTECELSSVAELTPVVNPECKHQYLSNLDEVLTDHLYPHRSNPESVYVVEPVLNKPPPPRQNCLSLQKEPLGQIPTEDEEEDSLLPMIQLSHAHLDQRSSSLQNTLNSNPPESSCMQSEYFPPSEISHSQPVEMEEDEVLEPTGKGPSSGSDQGYISKMSSQHEPHFKEDPLVALRRLQEELFQ; encoded by the exons GGTTTGAGTTGTGCAGTCACCAAAA gtaACTGTATGGACAGTAAATGGCTGGATGTTCATGAGTACACGCCCAGCAGTCCAGAGGAGCTGCAGGTGTCTGTGGACACAAAGCGGGATGGGACAGGACACCTGCAGCCTGTACTGTTCGCTAACTGGACGATAAAGGATGATG GCAGTATTTGTTACCTGAAAGCCACTGAGTTTCATGTTCTGGTGTCGTCCACAAACCAGAACCTGTGTGTTCGATATTCTTTCAAAGACAAACTCCCAATGAGAAATCCATCAGGGGAAAAG TGGTCATTCTCAACTAAAATGCTGTTGGACCCTGGTCAGAGATACCGGGTCTCTGTCTTCAACATCCCCAAACCAGAGTTGGGCCACAGCAGCTATGATGTCAGCACTGATGTCATTGTTCCTG ATTGTCAAGATCCCAAAATGCAGATGACCCAGTTTTGCATAGAGAGAG GAAGTCTGTGGCAGCCAAACATCAAACTGGCTCAGATCACTGCAGTCAGTGGAAGATCTGCACTGGCTGTCAGCTTCAGTCCTGACAGACTCTGTGAGGAGTATGTAGTTATTGTTAGTTGCTCCAGTACCCAACAAGTAGACCGTACATACAAG gGTAATCAGATGACCCTGAATGTAACATTCAGCCTTGATAAATGGCCTAGATCTTGCTGCCAGTTTGATGCTGAG ATCAAACCACTTTTCCCACAATGTGGCCAGGACTGTGCCCGTCAAAGGACAACTCTGGATGTTTGTCCTG CAAAGCCAACAGATGCCCCCTATGTCCATCAGTACACATTTGTTGCCCTGGGAgtggtgtttatgtgtgtagtGATGGCAGTTATTGTGTATGTCCTCTGCAGGAAGCCAG GTAAAACTGGTATTGTTGCACCACCTGCGGGAAGTGAGAAACCGTGGCAGCGGCAGCTTAAGCAACCGCCCAAAGTGCTGGTCATCTACTCCCAGGACCACCACCTCTACAGGGATATAGTGCTAAAGCTCTGTGCCTTCCTCCAGGCCAAGTGTGGCACCAAAGTGCTGGTGGACCTGCTAGACTCCACCTCAGTAGGCATGGTGGGTCGCCTTCGCTGGCTTGAGTGGCAACGGCAACAGCTTAAAAATCCTTCTGACAAAATCCTGGTGCTGTGCTCACGAGGCGTCCAGGCAAAGTGGAGGGCCATGTGCGGTGAAGGTCAAGTGACACTGCGGGAAGACATTGTCTCCCCTACTGATGACATGCTCACTCCCTTTCTCAACCTCTTCCTACCAGACATGCACCAGGCAGGCATGCTGGGCAAGTACATGGTGGCTTACTTTGATGTCATTGGCAGCCAGCAAGACGTCCCATCAGTTTTTGACATCGCAGTCAAATACAAGCTGATGAAGCATTTTGAAGAGCTGTACTTCCGGATCCTAGACATTGAGAAGTATCAGCCAGGTCAGGTCAACCACATCGACGGCATCAGTGGGGATGAATATTTCAACTGTCCCGCAGGTAGAGCCCTGAGGAATGCCATCGAAACCTTTCAGGCCTACCAGGTGGAAAATCCTGATTGGTTTGAGAAGGAGTGTGTGGACGGTGAGGAGGAAGTCATGACTGAGGCTAACCTGCTCATTGACCAGCTGGTGATCCCTCCAGTCCTAGAGTGTGTTCCTCTAGTCAGAGATGAGCTTCCTGTCTACATCCATGAGGtcaaaatcaatgaaaatagCAACAGTGTTCATGTCCTTACACCTGAACTGAACACAGAGTGCGAGCTGTCGTCAGTGGCAGAACTTACACCAGTAGTGAACCCTGAATGCAAACATCAGTATCTGTCAAACCTGGATGAAGTGTTGACAGATCACCTGTATCCTCACAGATCCAATCCAGAATCTGTCTACGTAGTTGAGCCTGTTTTGAACAAGCCGCCACCACCAAGACAGAACTGCCTCTCCCTCCAGAAAGAACCCTTGGGTCAAATTCCTactgaggatgaggaagaggattCTCTACTACCTATGATCCAACTCTCTCACGCTCATTTGGACCAGAGAAGCTCATCCCTACAGAACACCCTGAACTCCAACCCTCCAGAATCCTCATGTATGCAGAGTGAATATTTCCCTCCATCCGAAATCAgccactctcagcctgtggagatggaggaggacgAGGTTCTGGAGCCCACTGGAAAGGGTCCGAGCAGTGGATCTGATCAAGGCTACATCTCCAAAATGTCCTCCCAGCATGAACCACATTTCAAAGAGGATCCACTGGTGGCTCTGAGAaggctgcaggaggagctgTTTCAATAG